A section of the Pochonia chlamydosporia 170 chromosome 2, whole genome shotgun sequence genome encodes:
- a CDS encoding C2H2 finger domain-containing protein (similar to Metarhizium acridum CQMa 102 XP_007813505.1), which translates to MASNANGMFSFAQTEQSTDLLNGSSWPTSEGAQTFQDYPDNGSSHSGEAEDYLFTSGQTTPRGSRLEHAPSMESVWTNPRTTAQSSVMAQAMSRADSSRSCGSSLSQSSQLSRGNVSAFRNVSHAGVTAGTLAGMDSCLLVAADANTVNSQMYWSELGGIGMNMATAGGAFAVTDTTPMHMVPAHMHLGPESVLPDNSSPSSWDCFSSSISRTSSPATIDEVWLPSALSPNSSPEVVGETPRYVDYFGTNAEQESHTSLISAERKMALSESKDVVPKIEDGLAIPSGYASRRHGSDGESSARDHELYKNATPGSDGLFHCPWEGQNTCSHKPEKLKCNYDKFVDSHLKPYRCKADSCEGARFSSTACLLRHEREAHGLHGHGDKPFLCVYDGCERAVIGNGFPRQWNLRDHMKRVHNDHGSAGGSPPSGASGQSAKGRKRKPEVVETQTTTRKATLKSMPVADAKPSAKPLIEEWLDQRRAVETLCRGLDKPDDARNLQQINEMQRRLAFMAKMTTNLSSVSSTDARSDMNRRNYTTG; encoded by the exons ATGGCGTCAAATGCCAACGGgatgttttcttttgctcAAACAGAGCAATCCACAGACCTTCTGAACGgatcatcatggccaacttcAGAGGGTGCTCAGACCTTCCAAGACTACCCGGACAATGGATCATCACACTCTGGAGAGGCCGAGGACTATCTATTCACATCTGGTCAGACTACCCCTAGAGGATCAAGACTAGAACATGCTCCGTCCATGGAATCTGTCTGGACAAACCCAAGGACCACTGCGCAAAGTTCAGTTATGGCTCAAGCCATGTCCAGGGCTGATTCGAGCCGATCTTGTGGCTCGTCTCTCTCTCAATCTTCACAACTGAGCAGAGGTAATGTGTCCGCCTTCAGGAATGTCTCCCACGCAGGTGTCACTGCTGGTACCTTGGCCGGCATGGACTCTTGCCTTTTGGTAGCTGCCGATGCCAATACTGTGAACTCCCAAATGTATTGGTCTGAGCTcggcggcattggcatgaACATGGCCACTGCTGGCGGTGCCTTTGCCGTCACTGACACCACTCCCATGCACATGGTGCCCGCACACATGCATTTGGGTCCCGAGTCAGTGTTGCCAGACAACTCATCACCGAGTTCATGGGATTGCTTCTCTAGCTCCATTTCTCGGACTTCCTCCCCTGCTACAATTGACGAGGTTTGGCTGCCTTCTGCGCTGAGCCCGAACTCGTCGCCTGAAGTCGTTGGCGAAACACCCAGGTATGTCGATTATTTTGGCACGAACGCCGAGCAGGAATCTCACACATCTCTCATCAGTGCGGAGCGAAAGATGGCCCTTTCAGAGAGCAAGGACGTCGTTCccaagattgaagatggcttggCCATTCCCAGTGGATATGCATCTCGCAGACATGGGAGTGATGGTGAGTCCTCTGCTCGGGACCACGAGCTCTACAAGAATGCCACCCCTGGATCAGATGGGCTCTTCCATTGTCCTTGGGAAGGACAAAACAcctgcagccacaagccCGAGAAGCTCAAGTGCAACTACGA CAAATTTGTCGATTCACACTTGAAGCCATACCGCTGCAAGGCAGATTCCTGTGAGGGTGCCCGTTTCTCTTCCACCGCCTGCCTCCTGCGCCATGAGCGTGAGGCACACGGACTACACGGACACGGCGATAAGCCCTTCCTCTGTGTCTATGACGGCTGCGAGCGCGCCGTCATCGGTAATGGCTTCCCTCGCCAGTGGAACCTCAGGGACCACATGAAGCGCGTTCACAACGACCATGGAAGCGCTGGTGGCTCGCCGCCTTCAGGCGCCAGTGGTCAATCTGCCAAGGGCCGCAAGAGAAAGCCCGAGGTGGTTGAAACACAAACTACTACTCGCAAGGCGACGCTCAAGTCAATGCCAGTAGCCGACGCAAAGCCCTCAGCCAAGCCGCTGATTGAGGAGTGGCTCGATCAGCGACGCGCCGTTGAAACCCTTTGCCGCGGACTGGACAAGCCTGATGATGCGCGTAACCTGCAGCAAATCAACGAAATGCAGAGACGTCTTGCTttcatggccaagatgacgacgaatcTGAGCTCTGTTTCCTCCACTGATGCTCGTTCGGACATGAATCGCAGAAACTACACTACCGGTTGA